In Streptomyces longhuiensis, the following proteins share a genomic window:
- a CDS encoding GntR family transcriptional regulator — MPAERIPASLPVAAARRRRLRADQARQLADLLRHQILSGGFPRGVLPLEDVIAADYRASRNTVRQALDLLRGEQLVERKAGVGTVVVCEKYPHGLDRLQGLAETLHEHGRVTNEVRTVGPVGAPGPVAHRLGLPDHTDVLCIERLRRLDGLPLSLDLSYLPMDVGGDLLGCDLENTDVFRLLETLTGGPLGHADITLEAVNADAHSAAVLEAPRGSAVLMLERLTHLPDGRPVDLEFIRFRGDRITMSGVLRRHTV; from the coding sequence ATGCCAGCCGAACGTATCCCCGCCTCGCTTCCGGTCGCCGCCGCGCGCCGTCGGCGGCTGCGTGCGGACCAGGCCCGGCAGCTCGCGGACCTGCTGCGCCACCAGATCCTGTCGGGCGGATTCCCGCGCGGCGTCCTCCCTCTGGAGGACGTCATCGCCGCCGACTACCGGGCCAGCCGCAACACCGTCCGGCAGGCACTCGACCTGCTGCGCGGCGAGCAGCTCGTCGAGCGGAAGGCCGGCGTCGGCACCGTCGTGGTCTGCGAGAAGTACCCGCACGGCCTCGACCGGCTGCAGGGCCTGGCCGAGACCCTGCACGAGCACGGCCGGGTCACCAACGAGGTCAGGACCGTCGGGCCGGTCGGCGCTCCCGGCCCAGTGGCGCACCGGCTCGGTCTGCCCGACCACACCGACGTGCTCTGTATCGAGCGGCTGCGGCGCCTCGACGGACTGCCACTGTCCCTGGACCTGTCGTATCTGCCCATGGATGTGGGCGGTGACCTGCTCGGCTGCGACTTGGAGAACACGGACGTGTTCCGGCTCCTGGAGACGCTGACCGGCGGCCCGCTGGGGCATGCCGACATCACTCTCGAAGCCGTGAACGCCGACGCGCACTCCGCCGCGGTCCTCGAGGCGCCGCGCGGGAGCGCCGTTCTGATGCTGGAGCGGCTCACTCATCTGCCCGACGGGCGGCCCGTGGACCTGGAGTTCATCCGCTTCCGCGGCGACCGCATCACCATGAGCGGCGTCCTTCGCCGCCACACCGTCTGA
- a CDS encoding 4Fe-4S dicluster domain-containing protein — protein MPVVPQRADVPVTIDESRCIDGCTLCVDMCPLDSLAIREDNGKAYMHVDECWYCGPCAARCPTGAVTVNMPYLLR, from the coding sequence ATGCCCGTTGTCCCGCAGCGCGCCGACGTACCCGTGACCATCGACGAGTCGCGGTGTATCGACGGCTGCACGCTCTGCGTAGACATGTGTCCGCTCGACTCGCTCGCGATCCGCGAGGACAACGGCAAGGCGTACATGCACGTCGACGAGTGCTGGTACTGCGGCCCGTGCGCGGCCCGGTGCCCCACCGGCGCGGTCACCGTCAACATGCCCTACCTGCTCCGGTGA
- a CDS encoding ABC transporter substrate-binding protein, protein MPHKPVVQLTRLLPLTLLLPLATACGGAAGAEDSKTVTVTVGYQSKTINTVTAGTLLRSLGYFEDELAARGRKDGKTYKVKWQDYATGAPITAQMTAGKIDIGSMGDFPLLINAARGKQLGQPTRLVSVTGYNLRGGLNTVVTAPGSHVRSLADLRGRKVSTSVGSAADGTLVRALRKAGIDPDKGISKLNQQPSVGASALTGGSVDALSQFVAWPGQLAYEGKAKALYDGADLNLPTFHGVTVREKFAEERGGVLDDFLQAQRRATDYLRKRPVAAAESVAEETGLPAEAVYLYNGAHGIATFDPALRPELIAALKKDVPILKAAKLVGDVDVDSFVDPEPLERATHTPAYPKAGVAKSELWLKGQDSTRTFDSPKRLLKALKGAEVRAAYVPDALTGTLWFADRAVWVADGSDLRAFVTPSHAKTYVERHSGARVVSYADAVRLAS, encoded by the coding sequence GTGCCTCACAAACCCGTTGTCCAGCTCACCCGGCTTCTGCCGCTGACTCTCCTGCTGCCCCTGGCCACCGCGTGCGGTGGCGCCGCCGGCGCCGAGGACTCCAAGACCGTCACGGTGACCGTCGGATACCAGTCGAAGACCATCAACACCGTCACCGCCGGAACACTGCTGCGCTCCCTCGGCTACTTCGAGGACGAGCTCGCGGCCCGCGGCAGGAAGGACGGCAAGACCTACAAGGTGAAGTGGCAGGACTACGCGACCGGCGCCCCCATCACCGCCCAGATGACCGCCGGGAAGATCGACATCGGGTCGATGGGCGACTTCCCACTGCTGATCAACGCGGCCCGCGGCAAGCAGCTGGGGCAGCCGACGCGGCTCGTCTCGGTCACCGGCTACAACCTGCGCGGCGGCCTCAACACCGTGGTCACCGCGCCCGGTTCGCATGTGAGATCACTGGCCGACCTGCGCGGCAGAAAAGTGTCCACCAGCGTCGGATCGGCCGCCGACGGCACCCTGGTACGGGCCCTGAGGAAGGCCGGGATCGACCCGGACAAGGGCATCAGCAAACTCAACCAGCAGCCCAGTGTGGGCGCGTCCGCCCTGACCGGGGGCAGCGTCGACGCACTGTCCCAGTTCGTCGCCTGGCCCGGCCAGTTGGCGTACGAGGGCAAGGCGAAGGCCCTGTACGACGGCGCCGACCTGAACCTGCCGACGTTCCACGGAGTCACCGTCCGCGAGAAGTTCGCCGAGGAGCGCGGCGGGGTCCTCGACGACTTCCTCCAGGCTCAGCGGCGGGCCACCGACTACCTCCGCAAGCGGCCGGTGGCCGCTGCCGAGTCGGTGGCCGAGGAGACCGGTCTGCCCGCCGAGGCGGTCTACCTCTACAACGGCGCCCACGGCATCGCCACCTTCGACCCGGCGCTGCGGCCGGAGCTGATCGCCGCGCTGAAGAAGGACGTACCGATCCTCAAGGCGGCCAAGCTGGTGGGCGACGTCGACGTGGACTCCTTCGTCGACCCCGAGCCGCTGGAGCGGGCCACGCACACACCCGCGTATCCGAAGGCGGGCGTCGCCAAGTCCGAGCTGTGGCTGAAGGGTCAGGACTCCACCCGCACCTTCGACAGTCCGAAGCGGCTCCTCAAGGCGTTGAAGGGAGCGGAGGTCCGGGCCGCGTACGTACCCGACGCGCTGACCGGCACCCTGTGGTTCGCCGACCGCGCCGTGTGGGTCGCGGACGGCTCCGACCTGCGCGCCTTCGTCACCCCGAGCCATGCGAAGACGTACGTCGAACGGCACTCCGGCGCCCGCGTCGTCAGCTACGCGGACGCCGTGAGGCTCGCGTCATGA
- a CDS encoding ABC transporter ATP-binding protein: MSPTRTTSLRQGAELALEDVRLGHHEGQPLPGTVRLRIAPGELVAVLGPSGCGKSTLLRTLAGLLPPLDGRVTQDGTPIDRPAADRALVFQENALLPWRSVRANVELPLAIRRSGRDERRSVADGWLERVGLAEHARKLPRQLSGGQRQRVQLARALAGRPRAVLMDEPFGALDPHTRAGMQDLLVDILRGTGATVVFVTHDVDEALYLGDRIALLSSGEVLDVPHPRQRDARNAPATTGLRRRILTSL, from the coding sequence ATGAGTCCGACGAGGACCACTTCTCTCCGCCAGGGTGCCGAACTCGCCCTGGAGGACGTGCGGCTCGGCCACCACGAGGGACAGCCCTTGCCCGGCACCGTGCGCCTGCGGATCGCGCCGGGCGAGCTCGTGGCCGTGCTCGGCCCGTCCGGCTGCGGCAAGTCCACGCTCCTTCGCACCCTCGCCGGTCTGCTGCCCCCGTTGGACGGGCGGGTCACGCAGGACGGAACGCCCATCGACCGGCCCGCCGCCGACCGGGCGCTGGTCTTCCAGGAGAACGCTCTGCTGCCGTGGCGCAGCGTCCGCGCCAACGTCGAACTCCCGCTGGCCATACGGCGGTCGGGACGGGACGAGCGACGGAGCGTCGCCGACGGATGGCTGGAGCGCGTCGGACTGGCCGAGCACGCCCGCAAGCTGCCACGCCAGCTCTCCGGAGGGCAGCGACAGCGCGTCCAGCTGGCCCGTGCCCTGGCCGGGCGGCCTCGCGCGGTCCTCATGGACGAGCCGTTCGGCGCGCTCGACCCGCACACCCGCGCCGGCATGCAGGACCTGCTCGTGGACATCCTGCGCGGCACGGGCGCGACCGTCGTCTTCGTCACCCATGACGTGGACGAGGCGCTCTACCTCGGTGACCGGATCGCCCTGCTCTCCTCCGGCGAGGTCCTGGACGTCCCGCACCCCCGGCAGCGGGACGCGCGCAACGCGCCCGCCACCACGGGCCTCCGCCGCCGCATCCTCACATCCCTCTGA
- a CDS encoding FAD-dependent monooxygenase: MEHARTTDVLIVGAGPVGLSAAAELRRHGVRCRLVDRLPARLPHAKAVGIQPRTLEIWDRMGLARAALEAAVPMRGQLIYVNGREQARIDLVLPPEVPYGFAALPQYETERLIEEYVGGLGTFIERNTELLSFTQDEDGVTALLRTDSGAEEELRVRYLVGCDGAHSTVRKGLGLSFEGGAFDEGYMLADVEADWDLPHGYGVRSTHRADDGSTDDVLVCIPLPGNGRYRMSALVPPELSERGADRGPTRGDGVTHGLQSGGVPELSHLQAVVDRLAPVPATLSHLRWSSVFRISHRIVDRYADGRVFVAGDAAHIHPPTGAQGMNTGIQDACNLAWKLALVLRGEAGPALLTSYDAERRPVGEEVVGRTVRHATEGIEADPDAPRTIMLREAQLLIGYRDGPLAGSPHGPAEAPQPGDRAPDCTGLAEPVAAYPLRLLDILRGRTAHVVLLYGADAAVLAEAAATVRVAGVPDDGTLSGFALETVAVLDRDAEPTGLDPLAVAGYRDAAGEFARLYRPDGPTGFVVRPDGHLGARFPLADTAAALPAYLAELFPPA; this comes from the coding sequence GTGGAGCACGCCCGAACCACCGACGTACTGATCGTGGGCGCCGGCCCGGTCGGGCTGAGCGCGGCCGCGGAGCTCCGGCGGCACGGGGTGCGCTGCCGCCTCGTCGACCGCCTGCCGGCCCGCCTCCCCCACGCCAAAGCGGTCGGCATCCAACCACGCACACTCGAGATCTGGGACCGGATGGGCCTGGCCCGCGCCGCCCTGGAGGCCGCCGTCCCGATGCGCGGCCAGCTGATCTACGTCAACGGCCGGGAGCAGGCCCGGATCGACCTCGTCCTGCCGCCCGAGGTGCCCTACGGATTCGCCGCACTTCCGCAGTACGAGACCGAGCGCCTCATCGAGGAGTACGTCGGCGGCCTCGGCACGTTCATCGAGCGCAACACCGAACTGCTGTCCTTCACCCAGGACGAGGACGGGGTCACGGCCCTTCTGCGCACCGACTCCGGCGCCGAGGAGGAGCTGCGCGTCCGCTATCTCGTCGGCTGCGACGGAGCGCACAGCACCGTCCGCAAAGGGCTGGGCCTGAGCTTCGAAGGCGGGGCTTTCGACGAGGGCTACATGCTGGCCGACGTCGAGGCCGACTGGGACCTGCCCCACGGCTACGGCGTACGGTCCACGCACCGCGCCGACGACGGTTCCACCGACGACGTGCTGGTCTGCATCCCGCTGCCCGGGAACGGCCGCTACCGCATGTCCGCGCTGGTCCCGCCCGAGCTCTCCGAGCGGGGCGCCGACCGCGGGCCCACGCGGGGGGACGGTGTGACGCACGGCCTGCAGAGCGGTGGCGTCCCCGAGCTGTCCCACCTCCAGGCCGTCGTCGACCGCCTGGCCCCCGTGCCGGCCACCCTCTCGCACCTGCGCTGGTCGTCCGTCTTCCGCATCAGCCACCGCATCGTCGACCGCTACGCCGATGGACGCGTCTTCGTCGCGGGCGACGCCGCCCACATCCACCCGCCCACGGGTGCCCAGGGCATGAACACCGGCATCCAGGACGCCTGCAACCTGGCCTGGAAGCTCGCCCTCGTCCTCCGGGGAGAGGCCGGGCCCGCCCTGCTCACCAGCTACGACGCCGAGCGCCGCCCGGTCGGCGAGGAAGTCGTGGGCCGGACCGTGCGGCATGCCACGGAAGGCATCGAAGCCGACCCTGACGCGCCGCGGACCATCATGCTCCGCGAGGCCCAACTGCTCATCGGCTACCGGGACGGACCGCTCGCCGGGAGCCCGCACGGGCCCGCCGAAGCGCCCCAGCCCGGTGACCGCGCCCCGGACTGCACCGGGCTGGCCGAGCCCGTGGCCGCGTACCCGTTGCGCCTGCTCGACATCCTGCGCGGCCGCACGGCGCACGTCGTGCTCCTGTACGGGGCCGACGCCGCGGTCCTGGCCGAGGCCGCCGCGACGGTCCGGGTCGCGGGCGTACCGGACGACGGCACGCTGTCCGGGTTCGCGCTGGAGACCGTCGCCGTCCTCGACCGTGATGCCGAGCCGACCGGCCTCGACCCCCTGGCCGTCGCCGGATACCGCGACGCCGCCGGGGAGTTCGCCCGGCTCTACCGCCCCGACGGGCCGACCGGCTTCGTCGTACGCCCCGACGGACACCTCGGCGCCCGCTTCCCCCTCGCCGACACGGCGGCGGCCTTGCCCGCATACCTCGCGGAGCTGTTCCCGCCGGCGTGA
- a CDS encoding ABC transporter permease, with translation MSAGRRLVRAASLAAALGLWQLLTSLDVELWLRFGQFPTVGEVASAFGDRLGTAPYWQDLGYSLRRIVIGFLLAAVFGVAAGTAIARSRWAADLLGPLMEVARPIPAIALVPVAILLLPSNEQGIVFITFTAAFFPVLVSTRHAVRALTPVWEEAVLTMGGGRLRVLGSVVLPGALPGIFGGLSVGIGVAWICVISAEMISGEYGVGYRTWQDYTVVDYPGVFVGMVTIGALGWLTSTAVEFLGRRATAWLPRPAERVPSRAVHRPAAPPAASSPVPALEKEPVS, from the coding sequence ATGAGCGCGGGCCGCCGGCTGGTCCGGGCGGCGTCGCTCGCCGCGGCCCTCGGGCTCTGGCAGCTGCTGACCTCTCTGGACGTCGAACTCTGGCTGCGGTTCGGGCAGTTCCCCACGGTCGGCGAGGTGGCATCCGCCTTCGGCGACCGGCTGGGCACCGCCCCGTACTGGCAGGACCTCGGATACAGCCTGCGCCGCATCGTGATCGGGTTCCTGCTGGCCGCGGTGTTCGGGGTGGCGGCGGGCACGGCGATCGCGCGGTCGCGGTGGGCCGCCGATCTGCTCGGCCCGCTGATGGAGGTGGCGCGGCCGATCCCGGCGATCGCCCTGGTCCCGGTCGCGATCCTGCTGCTGCCCAGCAACGAGCAGGGCATCGTGTTCATCACGTTCACCGCGGCGTTCTTCCCGGTGCTGGTGTCGACGCGGCACGCGGTGCGCGCGCTGACGCCGGTGTGGGAGGAGGCCGTGCTCACCATGGGCGGCGGCCGGCTGCGGGTGCTGGGCTCGGTGGTGCTGCCCGGCGCGCTGCCGGGCATCTTCGGCGGGCTCTCGGTGGGCATCGGCGTCGCGTGGATCTGCGTGATCTCGGCGGAGATGATCTCCGGTGAGTACGGGGTCGGCTACCGCACCTGGCAGGACTACACAGTGGTCGACTACCCCGGCGTCTTCGTCGGCATGGTCACCATCGGCGCCCTCGGCTGGCTCACCTCCACGGCGGTGGAGTTCCTCGGCCGCCGCGCCACCGCCTGGCTGCCACGGCCGGCCGAACGGGTGCCGTCCCGTGCCGTACACCGCCCCGCCGCTCCCCCGGCGGCTTCGTCCCCCGTCCCGGCCCTGGAGAAGGAGCCAGTCTCATGA
- a CDS encoding DUF2238 domain-containing protein, which yields MSLIAAARRRRANNAAPFPVLPGVCAAVVVVGLAVSAWAPHDRTTWLLEVVWVLIGLPLAVLARRRFPLSGLLCCLLAAHALVLALGGHYTYAEVPLGEWVKDGLGLSRNPYDRFGHLMQGFVPAVLVRELLVRTSPLRGSRWLAPLTVCACLAFSAVFEMFEWAAAVIGGHAADAFLATQGDVWDTQWDMFCALIGATVSLLLLSKWHDRQLNRLAG from the coding sequence ATGTCCCTGATCGCAGCTGCCCGTCGCCGGAGGGCGAACAACGCGGCCCCGTTCCCGGTGCTGCCCGGTGTCTGCGCCGCCGTCGTGGTCGTGGGGCTCGCCGTCTCCGCCTGGGCACCGCACGACCGGACGACCTGGTTGCTGGAAGTGGTGTGGGTGCTGATCGGACTGCCGTTGGCCGTCCTCGCCCGGCGGCGCTTCCCGCTCTCGGGGCTGCTGTGCTGTCTCCTCGCGGCGCACGCGCTGGTGCTCGCGCTGGGCGGGCACTACACGTACGCCGAGGTGCCGTTGGGCGAGTGGGTGAAGGACGGACTGGGGCTGTCCCGGAATCCGTACGACCGGTTCGGGCACCTGATGCAGGGCTTCGTACCGGCCGTCCTGGTGCGGGAGTTGCTGGTCCGGACGTCTCCGCTGCGCGGCAGCCGATGGCTGGCGCCCCTCACGGTCTGCGCGTGCCTGGCGTTCAGCGCGGTCTTCGAGATGTTCGAGTGGGCGGCGGCGGTCATCGGCGGGCACGCGGCGGACGCCTTCCTCGCCACCCAGGGCGATGTGTGGGACACCCAATGGGACATGTTCTGCGCGCTGATCGGCGCCACGGTCTCGTTGCTGCTGCTCAGCAAGTGGCACGACCGGCAGTTGAACCGCCTGGCCGGCTGA